In Sesamum indicum cultivar Zhongzhi No. 13 unplaced genomic scaffold, S_indicum_v1.0 scaffold00155, whole genome shotgun sequence, the DNA window TCTGAATTAGCTCCCTAGTTCTCTGATCCTCAATCTCTTACTTGCATCTGATGATTACTCAAATGGAGCTACATAGCTTGAGATAGAAGATCATAAAGTTTTGGTCTGTGAAATTTTAGAGGTTCTTCGACCTTCATATTTTCACTTGCACTTTCATCCTGTTTCTAATAGATATATGACAGATATCTTAATGACCTGATGATATCTTGTGTACAGTTTATGTCAAATATCTTATGGAGGATCCTAGTTCTTGATTAAAATCAAGACATACACAATAAATTCTGTCCCCCAGCTTCTTTTCATTTGTTCTTATTCTCTGAATCACCTAGTCCTTTCTGTTTTGTcgccaaatttaaatatgaaataaatgttCTTGGTGACTTCATTCAGGGTTGCTGTAGCNNNNNNNNNNCGGAACAGGTTAAAACATTCTATACCAACATCCCACACAGTCGGGAGAAAAGATGGATTTATCTCTTTGAAATGCAGATCTTGTTCGAGGTGAGAGATTGTGCgtgtataaattttaagttcatttgtaatatatgtATCCTGTGTAAGTTTATATGTGCATTTAATCTATGTCTACGGGCATTTCCATTTCTAGAGAATCCAATAATTTGGAAGTTAAGTGCCTTTTAGGAGAATCTGCATTAATTGGCTGCTGTTTCTGGTGAAATTGGATGGGATTTCTTCCATGTTGCTGACCTCTGTGGAAATCATTGGGATAAGAACAACATGTGTTGCTCATTAATCCTTCTTGATGGATaggatatttattttttaattaatttgaataatatttgacAAGTAGAGCAGACTATGTATAGAAAGTGATATTTAAACTATCGATACCAGCTTTGGTAGCATTATAACTTTCTAGAGGCTATGATGGTCGAAGTGCATCCATTTATTAGGATTTTGTCATGAAATTTGACTTCAAGTGTTCTGTTATTTAATTCTAGCACAAGTCATCATTTTTCTGGCTCAAAGTTTATGTTGGATAAAAAGAATGACTTGGGGCTTCTCTAGCATCTAGTGGGTTTATGAGTGGATTGACCAAATATTACTAAGCCTCCACCCATTAAGCTATATGTCAAGCTTTTGTTCctaaaattctaataatttgcATTTTACACAATGCTATCTTGGAAGTTATATTACTTGTTAGTGATGTTTactttttatgaaattgaatgTTCATCTTGGATTTCAATGTTGATACTTCAATATGCTGTTTTTTAACTGAAACTGATTGAATATCTTGCTTCCAGTATAGGAGGTTCACTTTTCCTTGAACAGAAATCAAAGTTACTTAAAATATCAGCTTTCAAAGGCAGCAGTCTAAATGATGATTCTGGCGGCAGAGCTAATGGCTCAAAATCCCCAAAGAATGCGGttaaagtttattatttgCAAAATAAGAGTGAAGAGTCCTCAGTGGAATCTTCTAAGGTACAGAATGTTGTTCCTGCTCCTTACACAGCAGAAGATGAGACTACAACCAGGTCTCTAGCTATacagaatttatttaaaaactggTTGACGTTATTATGTACACCAACACAAACGCACACAATGGAGGAAGTTCTTGAAGAACCTTCTTCTGCGGAAACATCAGAAATGCCAAACACTTTACAAAAGCAAGAAAGAGGTGAAGTTTTGAAGGCAGTTTGGTGCTTCATTTGGGGTTTGGATGCATCAATAAAGATACCATTGTTACTGTTGTAAGTGTAATGATtcatctctctttctctttgaGTGTGGCTGAGTAGGTGTACCCATTTGTAGACAAATGTGTTTGCATGGACACTGCTTTTGTTTTGAGGAAAAACCACGGAGAGTATTTAGAAGTGAAGGTAAAAAAAAGGTTGACTACTGAGGTTGATATTTATGTGTTAGTATGATTTGCAGTTACATCAAATCCACCAAAATGATCAGAAGAGTTACCGTcgttttttttattgcatgaAATTGTTCGAGATTTTTGGGTGTGAATTATGTTGATATCCCTTGTCGAGTCTTTTGCTCACATTATTTCTTCCAGTGCTTTTCATGTGCTACTATGTTGTGGATTTTGTCATTTAATGTTCTAGGCCCTAATTGGACTTCATTTTTTGGTTGTGTTCACAAACTAAACAAGTTTTTCTGAGTTATTTTGCTTAATAATCGAGATGAGCAACAAAGGATCTTTACTTATGGTTGCTTTATACTAGCTTCCTCTTCCAAACTTGGTGTTAAATTTTAGCTGTAAAGCATTTGTCAAAGGTATAAACACATTTCTCGGTTACATAGGTAATGTTATTTCTGTCTTCAACCTGTCATTTTGCTCATATAGACGTACATTAACATTTTCTCTCTACATTACTCCACCGACACCTTGTGAAGATTTGTTGATGACTTGCTCCATGTTGTGTTTGCAGCACCCCTCTGTACCTCGCAGTGAACCTCGTATATGGGTCAAAAGTATCTAAAGAACTGACTCCCCTTTGGATTCTTGGGCCATTAGTGATTGCTCTTTACATAAAGATTTTTCGAGCAATATGTGTGCTCTATGCATTCAGCTTCAAGCAGACCATCAAAATAGCGAAGAGTCTTCCTGCCTACCACTTGCTGTTGCATGATTACATTTTCCATGGGAAGCTAAAAGAAGCCATGAAGAAGCACATATTGCAACCTGTGGAAGATATAAAAAGCATGGACTACATTTTGGTGATAAAGGATCTGCAACGGTGGTTGGTCGAGAGATACCTTGACTTTATCGAATTAATATGGCCGTTCTACTGCCGAACACTAAGGTTTCTGAAGAGGGCAAATCTAATATAGCGCCATGCCATCTCTACTGACGAAGGAGCAGGAAAACGTAgaaatcatttcattttttttcctcctgTTATCTCTTTTCTTGGTTTAAGGTTGTTGTGTTTCGTGAANNNNNNNNNNGGACTGGGGTTCTTACCTCGAGCAGTTAGAGAGGATTGCAAACTGAAAAGACATGTTATAGTCAGCCATCTCCATTGAGTTCCAGGTTCTCTTATATCTTAAATTGTTCAATTCTTGTTTCAGTAGGGAGCAACTCAATTACATCCCCTCTGATCGTACTGTtctaaatatgaaatacttGCATATGCATATCTATTTTTCGTGGGAAATTGATTCTGTTTTCTACCAGTTGTTCTGTATGGTGTTTGAGGAGGATTGTGTTCCCCTCCTTCAATTCTTgccatatatttttctgtttccTTACTTAGAGATTGTTTGGCTTTACCTTATAATGATTGGGAGCCtatataagatgttaaaacttattgattaaaaattttaaaatgagcttataatttttattttttttcaaaaagatgtcgagagtttataagtttatagaaaaataaataaagtaagcCATATCGAacggaacaaaaaattttgtttatcaaAATTTCAGTACGTCAAAATAAcgtattgaattgaatttcgTAGTTCGGTAAATAACCAAATTGTTGTGGTTtgattattttacaattatcaatattaaatatcagcATCCAACAAATactaacaacaataataatcataaattatttattaatatcagatattatatctaattaacacttactatgaaaataaaaataactcaTATATTGATGGAATTCAAACTCACGATCTTAGAATCATAGGACCTCAATTTTAGCGATTGAATTAAGCTTATCATCAGCTTCATTTATATTGTATGTAGTATCTCACATGTGTCATCCAAATTCAAAAACGACCAACTAAAAAgcaaaatgacaattttttcGTTTCATTTCGAGTCCAATTACAACGGGGAGAGAAACTTTGCaatgtaaaaatatacttgTTGTGGGAATCAGTGTAATTTcgtaaattgaaattttattttgtgatatagccaaatctcaagaaattattatgtaattattccatatGCTATAAGTACTTGATCATTAGCACAACGATCTTGATTGATTTGTTATAACTTTTAGACTTTCACCTTCTATAAAAATTCATGATTTACACCTAAACCtcttttgttagtattttgaCGGAAAatgctaatatcagcaaaaatatatatatatatatatatatatatataaatctacattatatttatatcctaGCAGAAGGGAGTTAGGtctaaatgaaaaattttcagtGAGGATGCAAGTGTAATTCAAAACTTTTTGgggaaaaagtataattttatattttcaaagggatttaagtgtaattCACTCTAATTTTTACTATGTAATTGgtattctaaatttttcaattccTGAAAGGTTGTTAGTAGCTGAAAATATGACGTTTCAATTCCTGAAAGGTTGTTAGTAGCTGAAAATATGACCAAATTTCTCACCACCCTCACCTACACACCTTTGTCAATATCATTAATGTGGGCagcaaaaaataacaataataaaaacaatattaatttggaggaaaaagtagttgataaaattattattcactatatttaataaatggtccgtagataattttaattaatataattgttttactaattttatttaaaaaataatatttgttactcaatttttgaaattatttttcagtaatacttttgtagaaaaaaaaagaagtgtaGACCTTATCTTCTCAAAAGATTGTGACTGCACATCATTTTCAGGAAAGATAAGTGAAGAcatgtgttttattttacatttaggAATatgtaaattgaatttattttctcacaCAAATATATGAACTTAATTCATTACATTTgctaatttgaatttcaatttatttctaCAAATGCTCAATTGAAAAGATTAGAGGGatgtttgcaataatttttatttttgtggtggAAATACGTTGTAAATAAAATCGTAAATTCagatttaatgaaaattaagagtgttcgaaaataaaaataaaaagagaactGAAATTGGAATATTTGGGCAAGCAATTTCATATCTACAATTTTGCAATAAACTGCAGAGCTGATAGGGAGtcgtttttaatttttggcttaaatcaacttaatttgagcacttcacaaaaatataattctcaattttatttagtaaaaaacTGATAAGCACTTAATAATTACAGAACCACATCTGATCtaacaacaaaagaattggatagtttgtgtaatattgttgatattttggtaggaatatatgtgtaattttctaaaaagtaGGGTGGtttatataaatgatgttgatgtttttTGTGGATGTATGtgtagttaaaaaaaattattgtgaatGTAGCTATTCCTAACAAAAAAATGTCTTTTTatgatgtaaatatataaaataaatataattaaagtatttaaaaccATTCCAAcccaaaattaagtaaaaataaattcaatttcaataaattaaaaacaataagaaGTGTTTCcgtagataaaaataaaaaataaaaccaaaaggCACAAGGAAAAAAGGTAAGCCAAAATGCACATGAAGCACTCGCACACTGTGGACGGTTATTTCCACACAGTCCCTCCCTCGTATCCTCCGCCCCTCTGCCCTTCCCCCCCATCATATAATTCTTGTTTCTTCCATCCAATTTCTCCCCTCCCTCTTCCCTTCTCCCTTCGATCTCTCTGCTCTCCGGCTACCCAACCTGTTTCTGCAAGTTTCAGACACCCATTTACTTGTTATCTTCTTGAACCGAAATGGCTTGTTCTGCGACCGCCAAAATCATCCACAATCCTCTGTTACTCAGCTCTTCCAGATCTGCCGAGAAGTCTGATTCTTGCTGTAAAATGTTGGGGCCCTCCTCCTTTCTTGGCTCCACATCTATGAGCAAGAAGCTGGTTTCTGTTAACAAGGGTGCTTCTCGTGTCAGCCGCCGATCCGCCAATGTGGTTGCTGTCTCCTCCGATGTTGTCAAGGAGAAGAAGCTCAAATCCAGCTCTGCTGCTTCCAGCCTGGTATCTATCTTTTTTCCcccaatttcttttctttgtgcATTTTGCTGAGTGTTTGTGCTCTTTATTAGGTTGAGTACTTGTGATGGGCTTTTGTTGTCTTATTGATTTTCcttatgtttttgttgttgCATTTGCTTGTGGTCTTTTAGTTAAAGTTTGGGAGGGAGGGAATTTTGTTGAGATCTTTCTTTTTCCGCCTGTTGTGTCTGGAATTTGTTCTTGTCTTCAGACGATTGTGATTGAATTGCTGCATTTCTCttatatgaagaaaaattagattGGGCTTAAACGTTTTAAGCTATAAAGTGATAAATTGGGTGTTTTTGCATGTAGTTGATAACGAAAGAAGAGGGCCTGGTATTGTATGAGGACATGGTTCTGGGAAGAGCTTTTGAGGATATGTGTGCCCAGATGTACTACAGAGGCaaaatgtttggatttgttcaTCTGTATAATGGCCAAGAAGCTGTATCCACTGGCTTCATCAAGCTCTTGAAGAAAGAAGATTGTGTGGTTAGTACTTACCGGGACCATGTACATGCATTGAGCAAAGGTGTCCCGGCTCGTGAGGTCATGAGTGAGCTCTTTGGCAAGACCACAGGTTGCTGCAGGGGCCAGGGTGGCTCGATGCACATGTTCTCCAAGGAGCACAACCTTCTAGGTGGCTTTGCTTTCATTGGTGAAGGCATACCTGTCGCAACAGGGGCTGCCTTCACTAGCAAATACAAGAGAGAAGTTTTGAAGGAGGACTGTGATGAGGTGACACTAGCGTTTTTTGGAGATGGGACTTGCAACAACGGTCAATTCTTTGAATGCTTGAACATGGCTGCTTTATGGAAGCTTCCCATTGTGTTTGTTGTTGAGAACAATTTGTGGGCAATTGGGATGTCCCATTTAAGGGCCACCTCTGATCCTCAAATTTGGAAGAAAGGTCCGGCTTTTGGAATGCCTGGGGTTCATGTTGATGGTATGGATGTGTTGAAGGTGAGGGAGGTTGCAAATGAGGCCATTGCCAGGGCTAGAAGAGGTGAAGGACCGACTTTGGTTGAATGTGAGACCTATAGGTTCAGAGGACACTCTTTGGCTGACCCTGATGAGCTACGTGACCCTGGTGAGCATTTCCGAATCACATTTACCTTTTTCATCCTCATTGTTATGGTTTCTCAATGTTACATGCGGTTTAGTATAAGTATTGGATTGTCCTTGACATTTATGCTTTCTGATCCGGCTTATAGGGAATTCTTCCTCATATATGgtgtatgaaaattatttcccTGTTACATGCTAGTAAATGAACAACAAGCCTCCTGAGATAGCATGGGATGTGAATCTTTGTGTTCTGATATGTTGTGGCATATAGATGCACTATGGCCATTACAAGTATCTTCAGGGTTTATCTAATCTGTAGAGAACCTAATAGATGCTTGACAAATATCTTTGCACGATTTTGATTCAATGTAAGAATTATTGAGAGGCACCATAAACTTGGGACTACTTACATCATCAAGTACTTTACTTTCCACTCTAATTGGGTACAGAAGTTCAGAATGCCGTGttataactaataaatatttgttacttTGGCAGCTGAGAAGGCCCATTATGCCACAAGAGATCCCATCACTGCGCTGAAGAAATATATACTGGAAAACAACTTAGCAAGTGAAGCAGAGTTGAAGGCCATAGAGAAGAAGATTGATGAGGTAGTTGAAGACGCTGTTGAGTTTGCTGATGAAAGCCCAGTTCCAGCCCGCAGTCAGTTGCTAGAGAACGTATTTGCTGATCCCAGGGGATTTGGAATCGGGCCTGATGGAAAGTACAGATGTGAGGATCCTAAATTTACCGAAGGCACTGCCCAGGTCTAAACTCAATTTGGAAGTGAAAACCGCCCGCACAAAGATagttctttcttcttctttttaaatttatggttGCCGGTTGCCTGCAGTAGATAGTTCAGTTAAGCTGCATTTAGTCAACATGGACAAGCTCTAGTGTTTGTCATCCGCGGTTTTGTTGTCCATCCATTTCAATGTTTTTAAATGTTGTCTCCTGTTTCTTTATGGTTCTCATAGTTAACTGTATGCTGAATGCTGCTTGATATATATCAGTTCTTGTGTTCAATTTCCTCTCAAAATCTCTACTTCCGTTCCATCCATGCATATGTTTATCAAACACAATTCGGTAATGATTTATATCAGTATTATAGttcatatttcatttaatctaTACACATCGCTGTCTatacaagaacaagaaaacacatcaaaacaaaatatgttCGACCAATTCTTACTAAAATATTCGGTTTTTGCAAGAATTAACAACActtgaaaatatttgcaatactaacaatgatatatataaatatgatgttTCCCTCTaaaaaacatcatttttcCATTGAAAGTTTTGTCGTATGGACGCTCGAAACCAAAGaaagagatgaaaaataaGTTCTTCGACTCGAGAAGAAATGGACGATTGTCAAATGTAGTAGTAATACCAAAAGGCACTGAATATGTATTTTCTGCCCAAGATTGCAGCTTTCAGACAGTCGACTGGTGTGGGTTTGTGAAAAAGAACAAGAcagaaagaacaaaacaacTGCTTTCTTTGTTTCCCTCTCTCCCTATAACCCCCGTACCTCGGATTCTCCGAAATTCCACCGTTTTGGCAAATATTCCTTAAAATCAAATGGGTTTTTCTTTATATCATGAAAATTCTGTCTTTTTTGCTTCTCAATAGTAGTAGCAGTAGTTGATGCTGCTTCTTGTTTGTGTTTGTGAGTTGAGCTTCTATTTTTACAATGAGAATGAATTGTAAAGAAAGTCGTAAGTTTAGAAGACCAAGTAgattaacttttaatttcGTTGTTTCCTATTCATGTTTATGATTTATACACTAGAAGAATTATCACATTTAACTACGACTAGTTGTCAtgattaataacaaatagtcgcaacaaatagttattgaccacGATCATGCAATAGTTGTTGGCCATAGTTTCTGAGATGGTGGCTAAAaactatgacaaatattttgatcgtCACTCTTAGCTatagcaaataattttttcatcatggaaaaattaattttttaaatcgattttatttaaccatagTTAATAGTAGtcatttatcatgattttcaacCATAGCCACTAATATTATAGCCAATaataaacttttcttttaataatagttcaacCACCCTAACACAAAACAactgatttttaaaataatttctagcATTTGTTTCATAAAAAGGATTATTATCTTTGAATTACTTCTTTTATGCACTTTGAATTACGCCATGAACTGTACATATAAAGTGTAATACaagatttaatattattttacaataaatcTGGTTCGAATTATTTGTATAGTGGAGTTGTTTTTCCAATTGACAAAGggaactattttttttaagagatctatttaaaaaatacatcacAAGTGCCCGAAATTTTCTCCTCCTTAAGTTTTGAAATATCAAGAGAACTTGCGGAGTTATTTGCTTTACAGAATTTTTGAAATGGTCTCAAAATTAGGGAGTTCAACATTTTTGGTTATTTGTTTtactgaattttcaaaatgttcCCAGAATTAGAAAGattcaacatatttaattctatgCTTTACGagatttatgggactaaatatgttgaattttttcaattttgaaattattttaaaaatagaggaCTAAATGTGGCAAACCTCCTATTCTATAGGagtaaaagtataattttacctAAATAAGTCactaattcatatatatattataaaatactttgtAAGAGTTAAGAACTCCataactattttataaaatttaagagaTCATTACaagatcttttaaataaagccatatgaaattacttttgaggaaaatttgcaatttaaaCCGTAACTATAGGGaagtggcaattttagtcctattgGACTTGAATAAGTCGTgcatttttaaagaaaacgatacattaagaaaaaaaattataattacattgaaGCTAAAATTTGGGGCTCACGTGAGAGTACATGCTAAATTCCAAAAAGACTTACAATTTTCAacgaatttttttcttatagttgtcaatttaatttcaataagactaaaattaccaCTCCTTATAATTGTAGAGCCAAGAGGacaatttaccctattttggactatatatatatataattctcaaTCTTTTGACATGATTCATTTGTGGTTTCTACATATGAACCCCAACTAAATACTAGAATTATAAATCATCATGTTCACAAGAGTAATACATAGTTTCCTACATACCAAATGTATGCTGCCAAATAAAATCTAAGAAAGGTCAAAATATGACAATATTTATGCAAATTCCGACCTCTTAGAAACAGCAAATCAATGGCACACTTTGAATAAAATGTACCCTTAATAATACTCAATTTGTGCAAAATATGGCCTTGCTGCTCATTCACATACATATCGCAGCCGGATGGAAGTTTTTTGCACATGATGaaatctaacaaaaattaagGTTTTAAGTTCTTGCATTCTATCTTCGAATATATAACTCAAATTAACAACATCGACATGTCGAATACATGGTTTAAACAAACAACAACATATCATATATCGTGTAAAATATACCCTAAAACACAGGAAGAAAAGACATCATGAATTAGAGCATCTTTGTTAGAGACAACATCAAAATGTACAGTATCTTCTAGCATGTTGTAAAACTGAATCCAGTTCATgtaatatgtacatatatatagcataATTACAGCTGTTGTTGGAAGAAAGAGAGATGCAGAGGTCAAAGAAAACTGAAAAGGAAGCATATATGCTAAATGGGAAAGCAATTGAAATCAGAAAAAGGAAGAGGAGGCtgagaaaaatgaattgaaatgAGGGCTGATTTCTTGCTAGGGTTTTGGTCTTATTTATATACAGAAGAAAGAGAGTGCAAGTTGTCGGAATATACTTTAGTTGATGCTAAGGTTTGTGGGAAGACGGGCAAACGGGCAGCCAAGTTGGGGTACTGCCCctacattaatattattgaataaaccAGCATACATTTACTATGGATACGTTTCGTTCATTTTATATACCGCGATCAAACAAAACTGATACGAAAGCTTAACTTTTAACTACGGTTAATCAACACTTGTCGCACTATCGTGGTTAATAAGTATTTGGCatcatattttacttttaactataataattaaccataacaacaattatattttttctagtgccCATTACTCTTGTCGCATAATCAGGGATAGAATTTGTtgctttatattttgaaattaatcttTTCTAGACACCATCCTcaactgcatttcttttctttaagaaagaAGTATAAGTTTTTGTTACGTTTAATGAATTTGTCTGCTGCTGAAAAAAAAGCCTAGAGAAATTTTAAGGTTATATATGTAATAGTTTGTTACGTTGTTGAAGATGCAAGAGATAAGgctttatttgttttgatgtTCAGAAGGCTATAAATATCATCGTTTCTCTGTCCATAGATCATATGACTAAGAGCCCCAAAATGGCAACTCAAGGCACAATATTTGGGCATGCAAATTATCCcatcattcttttttcttttaattatgacCCAAGAGTTGAAagtttgttttaaattatgaatgtGTAATCTCCTATGAGATTATGAGAGTAAATTACGAGTGatcttgaaatataatatcaagaaTTTGATGAGTTAATGCCAAAAAAGAAGTGGAACCTTGTGGTTGCTTTTTCCATCTTGATAGAGAGTTttgatttttgcttttaaCTTGAGCTATTGTGGATTTGTTGTATGTATGCAATGTATTTTTCATCGTGACCTGAAGACTCCATTTATAGGTATAAGTTAGGATTCTTGTTGAGCTTTAATATGGATAAAATAAGCAAGGCCCAAAACAATAAAACTGACCCAAAGTATTTTAAGAATGATATGGGCCTACTAAAGTAAAAAGGCCTAAGGAAGCCCACCAACTGATCAGCAGAAAGTAAGGGATGAGAGATACGATGCAGCATCGCCTTGACAAATAAGTTATGTCCATACAACTAGTCTTAAGTATAAAGACCCATCATTTAAGATGGTCAATATAACAATTCAAGAACTTATATTTACTATTCACTACAATATACGACCTACTATATAAACGATGAGCACTCATGCTGATCAAGTCCAACACGTGCTGCTTTATGCAGGTCCCAAGCTCATTGTCGAGCCTAGACATCATATGATAGATGATCTTTGAAAATCGGACCCCATCAAACTTGAACATCATGGATCTTTTCGGATAAATTATTCTTCTTAACAGGCCACACGCCCAAACATATCTTGGCCCAATAGtcaatccaaaataaaaatataatttgtattttatctaggatcaattcatcaaaatatataaaaaatactataaaaaattggtacgaatttattcattttaaaattatgtaaaacttagatttattatgatctttaatttaaaatttaattattagtcaatttattaaatatctaattgataatttattttttaaaaaaaaaagtcaatgTCACACCAACAATATTATGATTACGTACGCTCAAATTTTATGCGGAGTGCAAATCTAACCAGTTTGTGTTCGCTGTCGAAAGGAAGATCCAaacagtaattaaaaatatatattaagggcGCGTTTGTTTCAATCTCCAAATACTATAGATATCATCATTATGATGGCCCAAGATATTTGGGTTGAGCCCAGTTTACGAAATTTGGAGTTAAAGGTATTCCAATTAATGGGCCAGGCCCATTTAGCAAAAGCCTTATACAAATATAAGAGAATATGAGGTTAGGGTTTTCTTCTCCCAAACCCCGCAACTCTGTGGCGCTATCTTCATCTCTCCTCTTCACTCGCACGCTTGGCACCCAATCAGGTTTTGATCTATCTCTTCGTTTCTCTGTGTGAGTGTGGTTTTTTTGGCGTCTGTTGTTGAGTTTTGGTGGTCGAGTTCTGTCTATGAATCTATCTAGCAAAGTTAGGGTTTTGGATCTGAATTTATTGCGTTTATGGCTGCCATTATTTATAGGATTCGGTGTTTAGTTCTGGATTCATTTTTACGAGATTGCTTTTGAGGCAATTTGAATCTTTTGGTTTCGGTGTTTATTGGATGCAGGTTTTTTCTTTAGGAGAGTACCCGGAACTTTTGTGTCAATTTATTAGAGGCAATGGCGTCGAGATTTTGGACTCAGGTTTGTTCGGCTATGAGTTGAATATTAGTATCGTGTGTTTCTTAATTA includes these proteins:
- the LOC105179394 gene encoding pyruvate dehydrogenase E1 component subunit alpha-3, chloroplastic, translating into MACSATAKIIHNPLLLSSSRSAEKSDSCCKMLGPSSFLGSTSMSKKLVSVNKGASRVSRRSANVVAVSSDVVKEKKLKSSSAASSLLITKEEGLVLYEDMVLGRAFEDMCAQMYYRGKMFGFVHLYNGQEAVSTGFIKLLKKEDCVVSTYRDHVHALSKGVPAREVMSELFGKTTGCCRGQGGSMHMFSKEHNLLGGFAFIGEGIPVATGAAFTSKYKREVLKEDCDEVTLAFFGDGTCNNGQFFECLNMAALWKLPIVFVVENNLWAIGMSHLRATSDPQIWKKGPAFGMPGVHVDGMDVLKVREVANEAIARARRGEGPTLVECETYRFRGHSLADPDELRDPAEKAHYATRDPITALKKYILENNLASEAELKAIEKKIDEVVEDAVEFADESPVPARSQLLENVFADPRGFGIGPDGKYRCEDPKFTEGTAQV
- the LOC105179393 gene encoding uncharacterized protein LOC105179393 (The sequence of the model RefSeq protein was modified relative to this genomic sequence to represent the inferred CDS: added 134 bases not found in genome assembly), translating into MMAFATNHLKGCCSSFPSVPSLWNTRNRLKHSIPTSHTVGRKDGFISLKCRSCSSIGGSLFLEQKSKLLKISAFKGSSLNDDSGGRANGSKSPKNAVKVYYLQNKSEESSVESSKVQNVVPAPYTAEDETTTRSLAIQNLFKNWLTLLCTPTQTHTMEEVLEEPSSAETSEMPNTLQKQERGEVLKAVWCFIWGLDASIKIPLLLFTPLYLAVNLVYGSKVSKELTPLWILGPLVIALYIKIFRAICVLYAFSFKQTIKIAKSLPAYHLLLHDYIFHGKLKEAMKKHILQPVEDIKSMDYILVIKDLQRWLVERYLDFIELIWPFYCRTLRFLKRANLI